GGTCGATCAGGTAATCACGTTCGTCGACCGGTATCTCGCCCAGTGCCGTCCCGGCCAGCATGGGTTCGATGATGCGGCGCACTCTGGGTTCGCGCAGCTTGTCGGCCAGTTGGTCGAGATGGGTGACGCGGCGCTGGATGAGGTTCTCCTTGGCCCGATCGATCAGGGCGATATCGATGGGGCGGGTTCGGTCGCGGCCTTCGGGTATATCGAAGCAGCTTTCATACGCGAGGGCGTTGACCAGCCAGGGCTGCCCCAGGGTCAGGGTCCAGATTCGATCCCTGGCCTCAGCGGTGAAGACCTGCCCCGTCTCTTTGGTGTGCTCGTCGAGCAACGCCATGACTTCATCGGACGAGAAATCTCCCAGACGCAGCGATTTGGCTTTGATGTTGAAGGCGCTGCCGCCGGTGATGGGTTCGGACTCGGAACTGGCGTGAATGCGGTAGTCGCGCAGGTCGCGCACGCCGCAGAGAACCAGGGTGCTGGGGAAGGCTTGGGGGCGTTGCGGATAACCGGCCCGCAATTGGCGCAGCAGTGAGACCAGGGTATCGCCCACCAGGGCGTCGACCTCGTCGAGCAAGAGCGCCACTGGTTGCGGGGAGCGTTCGCACCATTGGTTGAGAAAGGCCCGCAGTGCGCGAGTCGGGGCGTTGAGCGCCAGCACCTCGCGCGCGAGGGCGTCGAGTCCCGAGGCGCCCGTCTGGCGCTGGGCTTCGTCGGCGATCGTTTGCACGATGTCGGCCATGGCCAGCGCGACGTCCTCGCGCGCGGCCTGGGCCGTTTCGAGATTGGCATAGACCGCCCGATAGCGCCCCTCGCGATTGAGATGTTCCACCAGCGCCAGCAGACAGGAGGTCTTGCCCGTCTGGCGCGGGGCATGGAGCAGAAAGTATTTCTTCTGCTCGATCAGGGTCAGCACCTCGTCCAGATCCCAGCGTTGCAGCGGAGGCAGGAGGTAATGATCCTCGGGCCGGACCGGACCCTCGGTATTGAAAAAACGCATCCTCGTAACCTTCGGTTTTTTACTTATTGTGTATACGGTTGACGGATGACCAGGGCGACAGGGCCGTCTGAATCAGCGCGATATCAAAGACTCAGGCGGCCTGTTCCGAATTGTGAGTATTCTGTATCAGAATTGTTGGGTTGCTTGTTATTGGAGGCACTGGGCGATTTGTTTCTGATAAAACCGCTATATGCTCTGCCATAACCGAATTAGCCATGATAAATGGCGCCCTCGACCGAGTGTGCCACACCCGAGAAACCAGGTAAGTCAAGCGAATAAAAGGTAAAAAAGTCAGGCTCATCTGTTGCTTCGATAACGAGAGAATAGGGCAAATCGATCATCAGATCACCTTATTGATCTATACCAGCCGTTTTCAGGAGCGAACGACAAGTACCAGTAGGGACTTCTTTTGCATCATAAAAATCAACACGAACGACGTTGTCCCAGCCGACCCTTGTGTAGTATCGGATTGATCTCTTCTGCTTGACGAGATGGAATCCGTTTTTCTCCAAGAGTCGAACCAGTTCGCTGAATTTCATGTTCTCAGTCAATCTGGAGAGCATTGCATGCCTGACGATGAGCTTACTGGCGGCAATAGAGCACTGCGGAATTGCCTTCCGGTGCAGCGCCTTGTTATGTGGTTCTTGCTTAGACGAAAGACCCCCGCTCAAGTGCAGCGTTTGGATCATACCAAACCGCATTTACGAAGGCGTCAATGTTTTCGACGAATCGCAGAATTACAGCCGGGTCGATTGGATGAGCATCCCTTTGACGACGCACAGCATCGTAGTCGTTCCGAAGATTAAACGGCAATCTCTTTGCGTGGCGGAGAAGATAAACGTTATCAACAGCAGTTAATCGGCAATCTTCAGGTGACATGTCCAAATACTCGTTCAGGACAAAATACTGCGCATGTGGGCAACCCTGCTTCAACCGTGCGGCAGTCCCGGAAGCCTCCTGAAACATGGTCTTGTCGAGGTTAACCTTGCATTCAGCGGCAAGAACAGCGAGGGGAATAACTCCAGATGCCGTCGTAGAATCCGGGAAATCGTGGTCTGGGGAGAATTTGTAGTAAATCTCTTTGCCGAGAATAAAATCCTGATCCTTGACCTTGACCACGACGCTTGGCTTTTCGCCAAGCGCAGCAACGCCAGAAGGATTAAAGGAAAGCGACATAAATGCGCGAGTTGGCCCTACATTTAATTCTAAATTCTCGGGCAGACCGGGAATAATCGCCGGATGGATTAGATGAATAAGAAACTCTTCAAGAACTGAGTTATCGAGCTTGAGCTGACCCTTTTGCCTTTTGATAAAGGCCGAGCCATTCTGCGCGATCAGCTCTACTTCGAGTCGATCTTTATATTCATTCAGATGCGCCGTCATCTCGCGTACACGCTCAGCGCCTTCGGATGTGAGCGCAGTAGTATTGGCAATCCACTGCTCGTAGTACTGAATTGCTTGCTGCAATAAATTGCGATCTTCTTGGCCGCATTTTGGATTACGAATTGCTGCCTCGAGCTTCTCTTTATGAGGTGTGTTTGCCATAATTTAAAGTATTGGTGTTCTGTCTTGGATAGGGGATTCTGGAATCTGGTCAAGGTTGTTGATGGCATCTTCGATATCCCTGACAACCTTCTTTTCTGCCACTCTCAGCCCTTCTTGTAATGCATCACCAGCTATAGTCCGCGCAACATTTGAGGCAGTTGCTGTTTCTGCTTTTCGGAAAACAAGAATATCTTCGACGATGTTGGTACCGAATCGATTAGTAAAGGAGCGCTCATGCTGGGACTCCAAGGCGAATAGACCGCCTTCTGTTGCGATACGGTACACAAGCTCGCCATTCTTAAATGGAACGCCCCGGACATTTGACTCTCTCCCTAGAATCATAATAGCGTAGCCACTATTTTTTAAAATTTGATTGAAGGCAGTGAGGGCGCGCTCCATTTCAAGGCAATACTGAACTACGGTTCTGAACCGATTGCCCCGATTTTTTCGATTTGAACCTATCTCGCACCTCGCCACACTCAGAATATCAAATCCTAATAACTCAACAATTGCGCGATGGTTCTGATGATAGTTGAATACATTAATGTAAGGCGGACTTGTCAGGAGAAAATCGCACTCTACAGGAACAACCTTCGCTGCGAGTCGAGCGTCACAGAGAAATATCTGCGGAGATACTGCAAGACGAGGAAGACCAACAAGTTGCTCGGTGAGTTTCTGGTGGCTCCTGCGGATCACTGGAAGTAGATCGCCACAGCGAGTTGACTCTGCTTCAAAAAGCAAGAGCGTCGAAAGAAGGGTTTGCTTCTTCGTCTCGCTTTTATCTAGCAAGGTTCTCGCGAAATTCAAGAGATTAGCTGCCTTTGCTCTGTAATCCGAGGACTCATTCCATAGCGGCAGACCACCAAACGTCCGAACAGTCGAGTTGATGTGAGATTCAATTTGCCGGGAAAGTTCCAAACGCTGACGAAGATCCAATAAAGCTAATGTAGAAAACTTTGCCATTGCGTATGCAGCAGGATTCAACTCAATTCCGAAGCCAGCGATATTGCGCGAAGCCGCTTCCAGCAAAACAGTTCCTGAACCGCAAAAAGGATCAATTACCGCAGAAGCGTTTGTAGCAAACTCCTCCAAGATGTAATCAACGAACTGTGGCGTAAATTGGCCTCGCCAGTTGAAAATATTTGATCTGCTTTTGTTCGTGACGTCCAAGCGCTCTTGAAGAAGCTCTCTCATGGGGAAAATTTCGTGAAAATCATAAAATCGAGAGGGTCGTTTTACGGGGTCATTGTTTCGCATAACGCTTGAGTTAGTGCTCGCTAGCGGTCTGCCAGCCCGTAGTTGATTGCGTACTCCTTCAGTTTTTCCAGAACGTAGATTGCTATCTTATTCTGATTAGATTCACTCGTTGCTTTGTGATGAAACTCTAACGCGATCAGCCCACGGTCGCTCGTATACGTTACGTCGGTCTGCAGGCCCTTTACTAGGGTCTTCTCATAATCCAGTTGCGGCACTTCTGCTCCTGCATCTAAAGCCAGCGACATCACGGCTTGATTTATGCTTCTGTGGCGACTTTCTGAGACTGCTTGGATCTTGTCGAAAGATTGATACGTTTCTGGACTCACGCTAGAGCCGTACTCTCGGTTATCCAAAGGCTCATTACGTAGAAATTTGTAGAGTTCTGATGAGGCCATAACTCGCTTTGCATTGCCTTTGTCAGCTCGCACCCCAGAAGTTAGATCTTTAAGATCTTTTTTACCGTGCTGTGCTATGGCATGAACAAGACAGCTGGCGGAGATTGACGCGAGCTGCGCATTAAAGAGCGCAATCACATGAGGCAAAGCGGACTTCAGGTGGGTAGATCTGTTCTGCCACCACTCCGAAACATTTGATCTTCTTGTGTACATAAGTAGACGTGATGCTTCTATGTAGTAGCTGTCCGCTCTGCGTAGAGAGCGGCAGACTTCTCGAATATTCGGCGCCCCCGATGAGATGGTAATTACAAGCATAGGAAATGTGATACCGAACGACCCTACATCAAAGCGCTCCGTGATAAGAGACTGAAGCGCGTCAAGAAAAGCTCCTATGCTATCGTTCTTTGCAATCAACGCTTCTACTTCTGTGGTTGATATTGCTGCATCATCTAAGCGCCAATTTGCCACTTGAAGTATTTTTTCGAGTACAGCCGAAAACTGCCCCTTATCTGGCCCCTTTAGTGCATGTATTGGGGAAATGCCGAAAGCGCTGTTTCCGCCGACTTTTTTCAGGATCCCGATGAGCCTTTCTGCGAACTCTGGATCAGTAACCGGCCAAAGAATTACCAGATCGGGGCGTTGCCGTAGAACCCCATTGAGCGATCCCAAGAACGTTTGGTATTGTGCTTGGTCGAAGTACGGTGATTCTCTACCGTCGAAGTTAAGGATGGTAATTTTTCCTTTTCGGGGAATCTTAGCGATATACCCAGGAATTTGTTCTACGGGAAGTTCGTGCTGCTCCGGAATTCGTTCCACATGATCGACTTTGTCTGCAAGAAATATTTCTAGACCGTGAACGAAAGTACTTTTCCCGGAACCACTAGCCGCGCTGATGAAGGCAATCTTGCCCTGTTGTGCGCTCTCCGCCGAAGAAATCAGTCTCTTAGCAAATTCGATATCCGACGCTGACTCTATAAACGTGGCCTTGGCCTTCTGGCCAAACACGTTTGTCAGCGGTTCGTACCTTGTGGGCAACGAGCGAATCGAAAGTGTAGCTGAGGACATGAAATCGCCTATTTATTTGGATTTGAGCACTAACAGTTAATTAGACAGAAAGTCGGTCTGGCGAGCTAGACAGATTCCATCTAGCTCGCCAGGTATTCACAATCCAGGCTAAGACAGCCGCTCGATCCCACCCATATAAGGCCGCAACACCTCGGGAATGACCACACTCCCATCGGCCTGCTGATAGTTCTCCAGCACCGCGACCAGGGTCCGCCCGACCGCCAGCCCCGAGCCATTGAGCGTATGCACCAACTCCGGCTTGCCGGTCTCGGGATTGCGCCAGCGGGCCTGGAGCCGACGCGCCTGGAAGTCCCCGAAATGGCTGCACGAAGAAATCTCGCGATAAGCGCCCTGCCCCGGCAGCCAGACTTCCAGATCATAGGTCTTGCGCGCCGAGAACCCCAGATCGCCCGTGCACAGAGTCACGACCCGATAGGCCAGCCCCAGCCGTTGCAGAATCGACTCGGCATGCCCGGTCAGCGCCTCCAGCGCCTGCGCCCCATCCTCGGGCCGCACGATCTGCACCAGCTCGACCTTCTCGAACTGATGCTGACGGATCATGCCGCGCGTGTCCTTGCCGTAGGAACCGGCCTCGCTGCGGAAGCACGGCGTATGCGCCACCCATTTGCGCGGCAGACTGTCGGCCTCCAGGATCAGATCGCGCGCCAGATTGGTCACAGGCACTTCAGCGGTCGGGATCAGATAGAAATCGCGCTCGCCCGGCACCTTGAACAGATCGGCCTCGAACTTGGGCAACTGGCCGGTGCCGCGCAGACTGTCGGCATTGACCAGATAGGGCACATAGGTCTCGGTATAGCCGTGCTCGCCGGTATGCACGTCGAGCATGAACTGGATCAGCGCCCGATGCAGCCGCGCCATGGGGCCGGAGAGCGTGACGAAGCGCGACCCCGTCACCTTGGCCGCCAGATCGAAGTCCATCCAGCCGTTGCGCGCCCCAAGGTCGACATGATCCTTGGGGTCGAAGTCGAATGCCGGCGGCGTGCCCCAGCGGCGTTCCTCGCGGTTGTCGGACTCGTCGCGCCCGTCCGGAACCTCGGCGGCCGGCAGATTGGGCAGGCTCAGACTGATGTCGGTCAGCTCGTCCTGGATCGCGCTCAACCGCGACTCGGCCGCCTTGAGCTGGTCGCCCAGATCGGCGACCTCGGCCAGCAGCGGCGCGATGTCCTCGCCGGCCGCCTTGGCGCGCCCGATCGACTTGGAGCGCGTGTTGCGCGTGTTCTGGAGTTCCTGAACCTGGATCTGAAGCGCCTTGCGCTCGGTCTCCAGGGACTCGATCCGCGCGGTGTCGAGCACCAGACCGCGCCGGGCCAGTTGCTCGGCGACCTGATCGAGTTCGGTGCGCAACGAACGTGGGTCTAGCATCGATGATTCCTTCGGCGTGAATGAGAAAAAAGACGGATGTGGAGGCTATCCCGGCGCGCGCACGCCGAACGGAACCTTCCAGAACGCGGCGCTGAAATCGCCGGCCAGATAGCCTTCATGAATCTGATAGTCGACCTCCAGCGCCTGGGCCAGATGCTTGATCTCGCGCGGCTGATAGAGGTTGTAGATCGGCGAGGTGTCCCAGCCCTTGAGCAGGTTGAAGACGAAGCCGTGACGGCTCGCCTCCAGACAGCGCTCGATGAAGCGCCGCGTCTCCTCGCGGGTGAAGGTGTTCATGGCCCCGCTACAGAGATAGACATCGGCCTCGGGCAGCACGCTGTCCTCGTCGAGGATGTCGAGGACATGGATCTCGCAGCCGGTGCGCCGGCGCGCGGCCTCGACCATGGGGGGCATGACATCGAGCCCGATATAGCGCTTCGGCCGGTCGCCGGTGCGCTCCAGATAGGCGAAGAGATCGCCGAAGCCGCAGCCGGCGTCGGCCAGGGTCAACCGGGACAGATCCGGCGGCAGAAAGGAGCGCAGCACCCGGAAGCGGACTTCCTGGGTCTCGGTCGAATTCCACTGCACGCCCTCGGCCGTCTCGCCGTGGGTGTCGAGCGCGCTGCCATAAAAGATTTCGGTATCGACTCGGGGCATGTCAGCCGCCTTCCTGGGACGTGATTCTCGGGGGGGATGTTCAAGCATCGACCGGCAGGATCTGGCGGCACGACACGGTTCAGGATGCACGACCGATTTCGACAGACCTGCTTAGCGTGCTCGATGAGGAGTGCATGGCGCCCACACAGCGGGGAGTCTTACGCGGTATGTGCCGCAGCCGCGCATTCCCTCAGGTCTCACATTCTCTCCGCAAGCGTTACTTTCGGCCTGCCCGGCCGTAGGCTCAGAGAGCCTGGACAGTCTAGCGGCGCTTTGCAAGTCCCCGCAAGGGGACTCTATTCTTCCACGCCCTGAAGGGCGGGCTTGTCGCACGCCGGGTCAACCCGGCTGGATCGGAAACCCGGTCAGCGGCCCGATGCCGAGCCGGTCACGACTGAACAGCGGCGGCCCCTGCATATAGACCGCGACCAGACGGGCGAGCGATTCGAGCGCGTCGAGATGGATGCGCTCGTAGCCATGCGAGGCGTCCACACCGAAGGTGATGAGCGCGGTGCGCACGTCGTTGCCCGCCTCCAGCGCCGCCGCACTGTCGGAGCGGTAGTACTTGAAGACATCGCGCTGATGCGGGATGGCGAACTCCTGACAGAGCTGGATCAGACGATGGGTCAGGTGATAATCGAAGGGGCCGCTCTGGTCGGCCATGGCGATGGTCACGCCGAACTCGCTGGAGTTCTGGCCGGGCGCCGAGGTGCCGTTGTCGATGGTGAGCATTTCGGCGACGTCCTGATGCAGTGCCGCCGAGGCCCCCGAGCCGACCTCCTCCGAGATGGTGAACAGCGGATGGCAGTCGACCGGCAGTTCCAGTCCCTCGCGCCGCACGGCCTCGATCGCCGCCAGCAGCACCGCCGCGCCGGCCTTGTCGTCGAGATGGCGTGAGTTGATGAAGCCGGTGTCGGTGATCTCGGGCGTGGTGTCGATGGCCAGGAAGTCGCCGACATGGACGCCGAGCCGCAGCAGATCTTCGAGCTTATGGACGCGGGCGTCGATCCGGAACTCGACATAGTCCCAGCCGCCTGGCTGGTTGTCGATCTCGGGCGCGAAGGTGTGCCCGGACGCCTTGAGCGGCAGGATGGTGCCGCGCCACTGCCCGGTGTCGGTGAAGAGCGTCGCCCGCGCACCCTCGGCGAATCGCGCGTTCCAGTGTCCGACCGGCACCAGTTGCAACCGTCCGTTGTCCTTGAGCGCCTTGACCATGGCCCCGAGCGTATCGATATGGGCGACAACGGCCCGATCCGGCTGCGAGACCTTGCCTTCGAGCGTGGCGCGGATCGCCCCGCGCCGGGTCAGTTCGAAGGGCACGCCGAGCTGCTCCAGACGCTGGCAGACCAGATGCACGACCCGGTCGGTATAGCCGGATGGGCTGGGCGTGAACAGCAGTTTTAGCAGGGTCTCGACCAGATACCCGGTATCGATGGTTGGCAGTTTCATACCAGTCCCTCCCGCATGGCCGTGCGTGGAAACAGCAGATCGACGAAGCGTTCGGCGGTCGGTTGCGGCTCGTGATTGGCCAGACCGGGGCGCTCGTTGGCCTCGATGATGACATAGTCGCTCCCGCGCACGTCGGGGACGAGGAAGTCCAGCCCGGTCACGGGGATGTCGAGCGCCCGCGCCGCCGCACAGGCCGCCTCGGCGAGTGCCGGATCGAGATCGGCGGTGACGTCGTGGATGGTGCCGCCGGTGTGCAGGTTGGCGGTCTTGCGCACTTGGAGCGCCTCGCCCTCGGGCAGAACGTCCTTCATCCCGTAGCCGGCCTGACGCACACAACGCTCGGTCTCGGCATCGAGCGGAATCGAACTCTCGCCGCCGGTCGCCGCGCGTCGGCGCCGACTGCGCGCCTGGATCAGATCGCGGATGCTGTGGCGTCCGGTGCCGACCACCTGGGCCGGACGGCGGATGGCGGCGGCCACGACCCTGAAGTCGATGACGACGATACGCAGATCCTCGCCCTCGACGAATTCTTCCAGGATCACCACCTCGCAGACCTTGCGCGCCGCCGCGATCGCCGTCTCCAGCGTCTCGGGGTCGCGCACGTCGACACTGATCCCCGCTCCCTGCTCGCCGCGCGCCGGCTTGACCACCACCCGCCCGAAACGCGACAGAAAGGCCTCGGCCTGATCGAGCGCCTGATAGCGGATCTGCTCCGGCACCCGCAGACCGGCGCGCTTGAGCACGCGCTGGGTGATGGCCTTGTCGTCACAGCGGCTCATGGCGATGGCGCTGGTCAGTTCGCTCAGACTCTCGCGACAGAGGATGCGCCGCCCGCCGAGCATGAGCGCGAAATAGCCCGCTTCGGCATCGATGACCTCGACCCCGATCCCGCGCCGGCGGGCCTCGTCGACGATGATGGTGGCATAGGGGTTGAGATCAGCCTCGGGCTGGCGGCCGATGAACAGGGGTTCGTTGAAAGCGTTCTTGTTCTTGAGCGCGAAGGCCGGGATGCGCTCGAAGCCGAGCTTGCGATAGAGCCGGATGGCATTGCTGTTGTCGTGCATCACCGACAGATCCAGAAAGGCCCGACCGCGCGCCTGATGGTATTCGACGACCTGACGCACCAGCGCCTCGCCGATGCCCGGATAGGGCGCCTGCGGGTCGACGGCCAGCGCCCAGAGACTGGCGCCGTTCTCCGGGTCCTGGAAGGCGGCAGCGTGATCGACCCCATTGACCACGCCCAGCAGACGGCCGTCCTGGCTGTCCTCCGCGACCCAGTAGCTCAGCACCTTGGAGGTGCGCTGGTTCCAGACGAACGCCGCGCCCGGCGGCACCATGTGATGGGCGATATACAGACGCTGGATCGCCTCGGCGTCGGCGAGGCTGTTGAGCAGCCGGATATGGAAACCCTTGGGCCG
The sequence above is drawn from the Allochromatium vinosum DSM 180 genome and encodes:
- a CDS encoding Bpu10I family restriction endonuclease, coding for MANTPHKEKLEAAIRNPKCGQEDRNLLQQAIQYYEQWIANTTALTSEGAERVREMTAHLNEYKDRLEVELIAQNGSAFIKRQKGQLKLDNSVLEEFLIHLIHPAIIPGLPENLELNVGPTRAFMSLSFNPSGVAALGEKPSVVVKVKDQDFILGKEIYYKFSPDHDFPDSTTASGVIPLAVLAAECKVNLDKTMFQEASGTAARLKQGCPHAQYFVLNEYLDMSPEDCRLTAVDNVYLLRHAKRLPFNLRNDYDAVRRQRDAHPIDPAVILRFVENIDAFVNAVWYDPNAALERGSFV
- a CDS encoding DNA methyltransferase, producing the protein MRELLQERLDVTNKSRSNIFNWRGQFTPQFVDYILEEFATNASAVIDPFCGSGTVLLEAASRNIAGFGIELNPAAYAMAKFSTLALLDLRQRLELSRQIESHINSTVRTFGGLPLWNESSDYRAKAANLLNFARTLLDKSETKKQTLLSTLLLFEAESTRCGDLLPVIRRSHQKLTEQLVGLPRLAVSPQIFLCDARLAAKVVPVECDFLLTSPPYINVFNYHQNHRAIVELLGFDILSVARCEIGSNRKNRGNRFRTVVQYCLEMERALTAFNQILKNSGYAIMILGRESNVRGVPFKNGELVYRIATEGGLFALESQHERSFTNRFGTNIVEDILVFRKAETATASNVARTIAGDALQEGLRVAEKKVVRDIEDAINNLDQIPESPIQDRTPIL
- a CDS encoding type II toxin-antitoxin system HicA family toxin yields the protein MRFGMIQTLHLSGGLSSKQEPHNKALHRKAIPQCSIAASKLIVRHAMLSRLTENMKFSELVRLLEKNGFHLVKQKRSIRYYTRVGWDNVVRVDFYDAKEVPTGTCRSLLKTAGIDQ
- a CDS encoding class I SAM-dependent methyltransferase; the protein is MPRVDTEIFYGSALDTHGETAEGVQWNSTETQEVRFRVLRSFLPPDLSRLTLADAGCGFGDLFAYLERTGDRPKRYIGLDVMPPMVEAARRRTGCEIHVLDILDEDSVLPEADVYLCSGAMNTFTREETRRFIERCLEASRHGFVFNLLKGWDTSPIYNLYQPREIKHLAQALEVDYQIHEGYLAGDFSAAFWKVPFGVRAPG
- the ngg gene encoding N-acetylglutaminylglutamine synthetase, whose translation is MSLKDRFNHRLERSRAPSLKNWDRRPRADLSVAPSGVAVDCGWGRLLFGQTFTDPESLARALQEEHPGKRDVALYLNDPHVVLSYAPQDLFLDPSHTFRLWFERYQSCARRPKGFHIRLLNSLADAEAIQRLYIAHHMVPPGAAFVWNQRTSKVLSYWVAEDSQDGRLLGVVNGVDHAAAFQDPENGASLWALAVDPQAPYPGIGEALVRQVVEYHQARGRAFLDLSVMHDNSNAIRLYRKLGFERIPAFALKNKNAFNEPLFIGRQPEADLNPYATIIVDEARRRGIGVEVIDAEAGYFALMLGGRRILCRESLSELTSAIAMSRCDDKAITQRVLKRAGLRVPEQIRYQALDQAEAFLSRFGRVVVKPARGEQGAGISVDVRDPETLETAIAAARKVCEVVILEEFVEGEDLRIVVIDFRVVAAAIRRPAQVVGTGRHSIRDLIQARSRRRRAATGGESSIPLDAETERCVRQAGYGMKDVLPEGEALQVRKTANLHTGGTIHDVTADLDPALAEAACAAARALDIPVTGLDFLVPDVRGSDYVIIEANERPGLANHEPQPTAERFVDLLFPRTAMREGLV
- a CDS encoding osmoprotectant NAGGN system M42 family peptidase, with the protein product MKLPTIDTGYLVETLLKLLFTPSPSGYTDRVVHLVCQRLEQLGVPFELTRRGAIRATLEGKVSQPDRAVVAHIDTLGAMVKALKDNGRLQLVPVGHWNARFAEGARATLFTDTGQWRGTILPLKASGHTFAPEIDNQPGGWDYVEFRIDARVHKLEDLLRLGVHVGDFLAIDTTPEITDTGFINSRHLDDKAGAAVLLAAIEAVRREGLELPVDCHPLFTISEEVGSGASAALHQDVAEMLTIDNGTSAPGQNSSEFGVTIAMADQSGPFDYHLTHRLIQLCQEFAIPHQRDVFKYYRSDSAAALEAGNDVRTALITFGVDASHGYERIHLDALESLARLVAVYMQGPPLFSRDRLGIGPLTGFPIQPG
- a CDS encoding AAA family ATPase, with amino-acid sequence MRFFNTEGPVRPEDHYLLPPLQRWDLDEVLTLIEQKKYFLLHAPRQTGKTSCLLALVEHLNREGRYRAVYANLETAQAAREDVALAMADIVQTIADEAQRQTGASGLDALAREVLALNAPTRALRAFLNQWCERSPQPVALLLDEVDALVGDTLVSLLRQLRAGYPQRPQAFPSTLVLCGVRDLRDYRIHASSESEPITGGSAFNIKAKSLRLGDFSSDEVMALLDEHTKETGQVFTAEARDRIWTLTLGQPWLVNALAYESCFDIPEGRDRTRPIDIALIDRAKENLIQRRVTHLDQLADKLREPRVRRIIEPMLAGTALGEIPVDERDYLIDLGLLRRTGGSGLEVANPIYREVLPRTLAGGPQDSLPQISPSWLTPTGDLDPEALLDAFLAFWRRHGEAMLGSAPYHEIAPHLVLMAFLQRVVNGEGALEREYAIGRGRMDLCLRYRAVTLGIEIKVWRPSASDPLPDGLVQLDAYLAGLGVDRGWLVIFDRRPGLAPLAERLRVDETTSPSGRRVCVVRA
- the serS gene encoding serine--tRNA ligase, translated to MLDPRSLRTELDQVAEQLARRGLVLDTARIESLETERKALQIQVQELQNTRNTRSKSIGRAKAAGEDIAPLLAEVADLGDQLKAAESRLSAIQDELTDISLSLPNLPAAEVPDGRDESDNREERRWGTPPAFDFDPKDHVDLGARNGWMDFDLAAKVTGSRFVTLSGPMARLHRALIQFMLDVHTGEHGYTETYVPYLVNADSLRGTGQLPKFEADLFKVPGERDFYLIPTAEVPVTNLARDLILEADSLPRKWVAHTPCFRSEAGSYGKDTRGMIRQHQFEKVELVQIVRPEDGAQALEALTGHAESILQRLGLAYRVVTLCTGDLGFSARKTYDLEVWLPGQGAYREISSCSHFGDFQARRLQARWRNPETGKPELVHTLNGSGLAVGRTLVAVLENYQQADGSVVIPEVLRPYMGGIERLS